From a region of the Cucumis sativus cultivar 9930 chromosome 6, Cucumber_9930_V3, whole genome shotgun sequence genome:
- the LOC101214034 gene encoding probable protein phosphatase 2C 73, translating into MVVFPEVIEEMVRNMSIKKKNNNEDDGNKEKIGKEGRKNKSMICLSGSVKTSKFEDMASVCSKRGNKGINQDSLVLWEDLGCQGDVVLCGMFDGHGPWGHMISKQVRKSLPSQLLTNIQQNLSMQTDQTHLFPFNLWKQSCLKTYATIDEELKQHPRIDSFYSGTTALTVVKQGRHLVVANAGDSRAVLAVTSDDGCLKSIQLSVDFRPNLPEEAERIKQSKGKVLCLKDEPGVYRVWTPDSGTPGLAISRAFGDYCSKQYGLISVPDVSHRVITTKDQFVIVATDGVWDVMSNQEAVHIVSTTPNREMSAKRLVDCAARAWKSKKRGFARDDMSAICLFFHAAHTQND; encoded by the exons ATGGTGGTTTTTCCGGAAGTTATTGAGGAAATGGTAAGAAATATGTcgataaagaaaaagaataataatgaggATGatggaaataaagaaaaaataggtAAAGAGGGAAGAAAGAACAAATCCATGATTTGTTTATCTGGAAGTGTTAAAACCAGCAAGTTTGAAGATATGGCTTCTGTTTGCTCCAAGAGAGGAAACAAAGGAATTAATCAAGATTCTCTTGTTCTTTGGGAG GACTTGGGTTGCCAGGGAGATGTGGTATTATGTGGGATGTTTGATGGACATGGGCCTTGGGGTCACATGATTAGCAAACAAGTCAGAAAATCATTACCTTCTCAATTACTCACCAATATTCAACAAAACCTTTCCATGCAAACCGACCAAACCCATCTCTTTCCTTTCAACCTATGGAAGCAATCTTGCTTAAAAACTTATGCCACCATTGATGAGGAGCTCAAGCAACACCCTCGTATTGATTCCTTTTATAGTGGCACCACTGCCTTAACCGTTGTTAAACAG GGTCGACATCTTGTTGTTGCAAATGCTGGTGATTCACGAGCTGTCTTAGCTGTAACTTCTGATGATGGGTGCTTGAAATCGATTCAACTTTCAGTTGATTTTAGACCTAACTTGCCTG AGGAGGCTGAAAGAATAAAGCAATCAAAAGGGAAAGTATTATGTTTAAAGGACGAACCTGGGGTTTATAGAGTATGGACTCCTGACTCTGGGACTCCAGGTTTGGCTATTTCAAGAGCCTTTGGGGACTACTGTTCCAAGCAATACGGTCTCATTTCTGTGCCCGATGTCAGCCACCGAGTCATTACCACGAAGGATCAGTTTGTCATCGTCGCCACCGATGGG GTGTGGGACGTCATGTCGAATCAAGAAGCGGTTCACATAGTTTCTACAACACCAAATAGAGAAATGTCGGCCAAAAGACTAGTGGATTGTGCTGCACGTGCGTGGAAATCAAAGAAACGAGGGTTCGCAAGGGACGACATGTCGGCCATTTGCCTCTTTTTTCATGCTGCACACACACAAAATGATTGA
- the LOC116404561 gene encoding uncharacterized protein LOC116404561, with protein sequence MFYSAGLPFHLARNPHFISAFTYAANNPLSGYKPPGYNMLRTSLLLQREKANIERLLMPIKGEWRKKGVSIISDGWSDSQRRPLINFMAISNGKPMFLKSVDCSGEIKDKYFIANSMKEVINEVGHENVVQVITDNAPNCKGAGQLIEAQFPMIIWTPCVVHTLNLALKNICAGKNVENNQIVYGECSWIFYIAGDIVVVKFFIMNHSMMLAMFNEFVPLKLLSIAETRFASVIIMLKRFKLIKGGLQAMVISDKWESYREDDVVKAGHVKELVLDVIWWDKINYILSFTSPIYDMLRDCDKDTPCLHLVYDMWDTMIEKVKMSIYKHEGLRPTEFSSFYDVMYNILIDCWNKNSTLLHCLAHSLNPRYYSEEWLTEDPNRVAPHQDVELTRERMKCMKRYFSSSEDRAKVNVEVAQFSTKTGDFDDYDSICERYTIDSISWWATHGTYAPMLQKIAFKVLGQPSSSSCCERNWSTYSFINSIKRNKITPQRAEDLVFIHSNLHLLSRKTPEYSKGETKAWDIAGDASDSLEDVDMLEVANLSLDDPELEAEITKEDGVDKDEDVIEI encoded by the exons ATGTTTTATTCAGCAGGCTTGCCATTTCATTTGGCAAGGAACCCCCATTTTATCAGTGCCTTTACTTATGCCGCAAACAATCCGTTGTCTGGATACAAGCCTCCAGGATATAATATGTTGAGGACTAGTCTACTACTGCAAAGGGAGAAAGCTAATATTGAAAGACTACTGATGCCTATTAAAGGTGAATGGCGAAAAAAGGGAGTGAGCATTATAAGTGATGGTTGGAGTGACTCACAAAGAAGGCCATTGATAAACTTCATGGCCATTTCTAATGGTAAGCCAATGTTTCTAAAATCGGTCGATTGCTCAGGTGAGATTAAGGATAAGTACTTCATTGCAAATTCGATGAAGGAAGTGATTAATGAAGTCGGTCATGAGAATGTTGTTCAAGTGATAACGGATAATGCTCCTAATTGCAAAGGGGCAGGACAACTTATTGAAGCACAATTTCCGATGATTATATGGACACCGTGCGTAGTTCATACTCTAAATCTTGCCCTGAAAAACATTTGTGCTGGCAAGAATgttgaaaataatcaaattgtttATGGAGAGTGCAGCTGGATTTTTTATATTGCTGGGGACATCGTGGTagtgaaattttttatcatgaaCCATTCCATGATGCTTGCCATGTTTAATGAATTTGTGCCTCTTAAATTGCTTTCAATAGCTGAAACTCGTTTTGCATCGGTTATTATTATGCTTAAGAGGTTTAAGCTTATTAAAGGCGGCTTACAAGCTATGGTCATCAGTGATAAATGGGAAAGTTATAGAGAAGATGATGTGGTCAAGGCAGGACATGTAAAGGAGTTGGTGCTCGATGTCATTTGGTgggacaaaattaattatattttgtcattCACTTCACCCATATACGACATGCTAAGAGATTGTGATAAGGATACACCTTGTTTACATTTGGTGTATGACATGTGGGATACAATGATTGAAAAGGTGAAGATGTCCATATATAAACACGAAGGATTGCGACCAACTGAATTCTCTTCTTTCTATGACGTGATGTATAACATTCTCATTGATTGTTGGAACAAGAATAGTACTCTACTTCACTGTTTAGCACATTCTTTGAATCCAag ATACTATAGTGAAGAATGGCTTACAGAAGATCCTAATCGAGTTGCTCCACATCAAGATGTCGAACTAACTAGAGAGAGAATGAAGTGTATGAAGAGGTATTTTAGTAGCTCGGAGGATCGTGCAAAAGTGAATGTAGAAGTTGCTCAATTCTCTACAAAAACTGGAGattttgatgattatgattcCATATGCGAGAGATACACAATAGATTCTATAAGTTGGTGGGCAACTCATGGGACTTATGCACCAATGCTTCAGAAGATTGCCTTCAAAGTTTTAGGACAACCATCATCCTCTTCATGTTGTGAAAGAAATTGGAGCACATATTCCTTTATTAACTCCATCAAGAGGAACAAAATAACGCCTCAACGTGCAGAGGATTTGGTATTTATCCACAGTAACCTTCATCTTTTGTCTAGAAAAACTCCGGAATATTCAAAAGGAGAAACCAAGGCATGGGATATTGCAGGAGATGCTTCTGATTCACTTGAAGATGTAGACATGCTTGAAGTAGCTAATTTATCTTTAGATGATCCAGAGTTGGAGGCTGAAATTACTAAGGAGGATGGTGTTGATAAGGATGAAGATGTTATTGAGATTTGA